The sequence ATACATTACGGTTGGTTTTGTAGACAAACACCTAAATTTTCAAAACAAGCTtaacaaacagtttaaggttatatactgtttagagagattgtgagcgtaagaaaaagagaattgtaatagtttttgatgcagcatcttgatacctttcctaattttggcctttttttagatttccttttcttttatgatttccttttttagatgctcgatttttaggaaagttaggttattataaataagggattgtaagatagCTTTTGTCATTCAGTTTTTAAGAGATAATAAACTAGAGTttttctctaaagccttgcattgatttgattctgtcatcaattcgagagccttgcatcgaatatgattcaattcttcgattcaagaagtcaggtctctggaaattttaacctaaatttctagaTTGAGCTGAGTTACCGTTGATACGCTGCGCCAGGTTGGTATCAGAGACAACTACGTTCCTTGTTTGATAACACGATGCCAAGACCTCGTCTTGCACCATTGCGTACTGAAGCAGAAATCACCCGAGATGTTATTGCTGAGCTACAAGCCCAGATGGCCACGATTACTACCACTCTCCAAGCCCTTGCTGTTCAGCAACAACCACCACCAGTTAGAGAAAATATTGgacatgaaaataataataacagtAACGATGGTGACAACAAAGAAAACCCGTTTTCAGAAATAGATAACCCCTTTGGAAATCTACGCAACAACCGTACCCTGACACAAGACAACGTCCAAATTGCAGCAGCGGATAATCATTGGGAAACAGGATTCAAAACCGAGATACCAGAGTTTCATGGAAATTCTTTGGCTGAAGAACTGCTCGATTGGATAGTCACGGTGGAAGAAATTATGGAGTTCAAACGATCTCCAATGGATCGATGTGTTCCTGTTTTAACGATGCGTTTTCGTGGAAGAGCAGCTGCATGGTGGACACAATTGAAGACAACTCGTGCACGTCTCGGAAACCGAAGATCATGTCATGGGATAAACTTACATCTAAACTTAAGAAAACATTCTTGCCTTACAATTATGACCAGCTTATGTTTCAGCGTCTCCATACCATCCGCCAAGGCACCCGATCTGTGGCTGATTACTCCACTgaattttttttacttctcaATCGAGTTGATATACAAGACTCTGAGCGTCAACTGGTAGCACGGTTTACAGTAGGATTACGACAACAGATTCAACACACAATCAATCTCTTCCATCCATTGACACTGTCAGAAGCACATCAACAATCTTTAACTATTGAGGCACAAACTAAATCATCCTGGTCTACTGTTCGTTCTTCTCGACCAAATCACACTCCGACTGCGACAGATGACGTTGATTCTGTCAAAGCAGACACACCCATTGTTCCAGCTCTTGACAATCGGCAAACTCGACCAAACTCACTTCGTTGCTTTTCTTGTGGAGATATAGGTCACCGACAGTCTAACTGCCCCACTAGAAACAGAAGAGGCCTCCTCCTTGACACTGCTGGTAATAACGTTGAAGTAATTTACGATGAGGAAGCTGCGGAGCCACAAGATGAAGTGGAGGTTCTTACAGCTGATAGTGGACCAGCATTAATGTTACGACGTGTGTGTTTATCTCCGTGTGGAACAGATATCAACCCTCAACGACATAATCTTTTTCATtcaaagtgtactattggaggcaAGGTGTGCAAATTCATAATTGACTCTGGAAGTAGCGAAAACGTCATTGCTGaggaagttgtaaacaagattcaATTATCAACAGAACTACATCCCAACCCTTACAAGTTGGCATGGCTGGATCGGAAAACCGATGTACTCATAACTCGACGAGCATTTATTTCTTTTCCGGTGGGTGATTCATATAAggatcatattcattgtgatgttGCTCCGATGGATGCTTGCTATCTACTCTTAGGACGCCCTTGGTTATTTGATCTTCGAGTAAAACACGATGGATATCGTAATACCTACAGTTTTCGTTACAATAATCGCAATTTCACTCTACAGCCTTCTTTGCCCGAGAAACAGCACACACCATCAGCTTCAGTCCTTCTCTTGCAGCAAAAGGCTTTTGAACAAACACTTCGAGAAGAGGGATGTGTTCTAATATTGATCAATTCGGTTGTCAGAGAGCCTTTACCATCACCTCCAGAACACTTTCAAAGACTATTGGAGGAGTTTCAGGATGTTTTTCCCAATGAGTTACCACCCGGCCTTCCTCCCCTCAGAGACATTCAACACCATATTGATCTAATTCCAAATGTTGTTCTTCCTAATCGAGCTCATTATCGTATGAGTCCGAGTGAGCATGAAGAACTTAGACGTCAAGTTGAGGATCTTGTGTTGAAGGGATATTTACGTGAAAGTCTGAGTCCGTGTGCAGTCCCAGCTTTGCTTATACCAAAGAAGGATGGATCTTGGAGGATGTGTGTCGATAGACGTGctataaataaaattacagtacGCTATAGATTTCCCATTCCCCGTCTCGACGATCTATTAGATCAAATTGGAGCTGCAAAGATTTTCTCTAAATTGGATCTTCGAAGTGGTTATCATCAGATACGAATCCGTccaggagatgaatggaagacggCTTTTAAAACTCGAGAATGACTTTTTGAATGGCTTGCCCAATGCACCAAGCACCTTCATGCGCGTTATGAATCAATCTCTTCGGCCCTTCATAGGTAAGTTTGTAGTCGTTTATAttgatgatattctcatattTAGTAAGTCCTTAACAGAACATCTTGCACACTTGAGAGAAGTACTTCTTGTTCTCCGTCGAGATCAACTATTTTCCACACTAAAGAAGTGTGAGTTCGGCTCTCCTGAGGTTCACTTCCTTGGATACATCGTCTCAGCAGAAGGGCTAGCCGTCGACCCAGGAAAAGTAGAAGCAATCAAATCTTGGCCTACTCCTACTACTTTATCTGAAACTCGAAGTTTTCATGGTCTAGCATCTTTTTATCGAAGATTTGTGCCGCAATTTAGCAGTTTGATGGCACCTATCACTGATTGTATTCGTCATGATAGTGTCTTCACTAGGACTACCGAAGCAACTACAGCTTTTGAGATCATTAAAACAAAATTGTTATCAGCACCTATACTAGCTCTTCCAGATTTTACTCAAGTTTTTGAGCTACATAGTGATGCTTCTAAGTTGGGCATTGGTGCTGTCTTGAGCCAACGCAACAGGCCTATCGCCTTCTTCAGTGAAAAGCTGGCTGGAGCTCGTCTACGTTATAGTACTTACGATGTGGAATTTTATGCAGTGGTTCAAGCAATCAAACACTGGAGACATTATCTTTTCCATAAAGAATTTGTTCTCTACACATAtcatgatgctttaaaacacctGAATAGTCAAGATAAAGTCTCAGCTCGTCATGCATCATGGATATCTTACTTGCAACAATTTACATTTGTTATCAAACACATGTCAGGTGTTTCCAATCGAGTTGTTGATGCCCTGAGTCGTCGCCATTCTTTGCTGAGTGTTCTTCATGTCTCAGTTCCGGGATTTTCCACCTTTGCTGATTTGTACGAGTCTGATGATTTCTTTAGTCGAGTTCTTCTTGACGTTCAGAATGGTCTTTCTCGAGATTTCACTATGCATGATGGCTTTCTTTTTCGAGACAGTCGTCTTTGCATTCCAGACTGCAGCCTCCGTCTTAAACTTGTTGCTGAAACACATAATGAAGGTCACATTGGTCGCGACCGGACGTTGCATTTACTTTCTCAGTCTTATTTTTGGCCTGCATTGAGACGTGATGTTGAGCGTTTTGTCGAACGCTGTACACTGTGTCAGACATCAAAAGGTCATGCCACAAATGCCGGTCTCTACCTTCCTCTCCCTATTCCAACACAACCATGGACATACATCAGTATGGACTTTGTGATGGGTCTTCCTCGTACACAAAAgggtttcgattcaatctttgTCATTGTTGATCGTTTCTCCAAGATGGTACACTTCATTCCATGAAAAAAGACAACAGATGCAGTCCAAGTCGCAATACTTTATTTCGAGAGGTTTACAGACTCCATGGATTGCCAACTTCCATCGTTTCTGATCGGGATTCTCGGTTCTTAGGTCATTTTTGGAGGTCTTTATGGAAATTACTAGGAACCATCCTTGACATGAGCTCCGCTTATCATCCTCAAACGGACGGTCAAACAGAAGTGACCAATAGATCTTTGGGGAATTTGCTTCGCTGCCTTGTGGGTGATTCTATTAAAACTTGGGATTCAAAACTTCCTCAAGCATAGTTTGCTCATAATCATTCACTAAATAGAAGTTCGGGGTTCAGTCCATTCCAGGTCGTTTATGGTCTTCTCCCTCGTGgtcctttggatttatctactcttCCAGACCGTACACGTCTTCATGGTGTAGCTGATGATTTTGTAGACAACATTCATAAGGTTCATACGCAGGTTATTTCCAATCTCGAATCATCCTCCTCAAAGTAAAAAGCTGCGTCTGATTCTCATCGCCGTCGTGTTCTCTTCGAAGTAGGTGATCAAGTTTGGGTATTTCTCACTAAAGATCGAATGCCGGCTCATGCTTATAATAAACTCAAGGCAAAGAAAATAGGTCCTCTCACGGTCGTGGAACGAATTAATGACAATGCTTATCGCCTACAACTTCCAGCAAACATCAATACTTCGGATGTCTTCAATGTTCGTTATTTATCACGTTTTGTTCCACCACACCCAGTTCCAGATTCGTGGTCGAATCCTTCTACCCCGGCAGGACCTGATGCAGCatcttgatacctttcctaattttggcctttttttagatttccttttcttttatgatttccttttttagatgctcgatttttaggaaagttaggttattataaataagggattgtaagatagCTTTTGTCATTCAGTTTTTAAGAGATAATAAACTAGAGTttttctctaaagccttgcattgatttgattctgtcatcaattcgagagccttgcatcgaatctgattcaattcttcgattcaagaagtcaggtctctggaaattttaacctaaatttctagaTTGAGCTGAGTTACCATTGATACGTTGCGccagttttcttgttcataatctagagaagatgcTTTCTTCAAATCTGGTTTCTggtgttttttgttttctagttttcgtttattattattctgaattccgcctctatactAATAGTCACCACGGTGCAGATATCTTACTTATCAAGTTGGCATCAAGAGAAACGTTAGTTCTTTAGGGAGGAttcctgtggtttatggttttcactagatctctctacaaaaagcttggtgaggtactcaaGAAGTAAGAATACGTCAGGAGAACAAGGGGACTAAGGATGACAAAATCAGATGATAATCATAAGCAacgcgaaccacaaactatggaagaaaaggtggttgCGGTACAAAAAAACATGAATTCGATTCAAACTGCCCTTAAAGAATTGactgaatgtattcgttctcatacacccaagtcgAAAACGAAGAAAAAATTACGTCTTCATCTGGGGTttcagaagatgaggaagaagaataataagaagaagatgatgaggaagatggggacgaagaagaaaaaaagatgagTTTCTTAAACGTTCTACACCAACCAAACTTCACGGTAAAAATTTGAAAActgattttcgtgttgatattccactttacgatgggagtgtcgatgtagaaaacTTG comes from Papaver somniferum cultivar HN1 chromosome 7, ASM357369v1, whole genome shotgun sequence and encodes:
- the LOC113295507 gene encoding uncharacterized protein LOC113295507 translates to MPRPRLAPLRTEAEITRDVIAELQAQMATITTTLQALAVQQQPPPVRENIGHENNNNSNDGDNKENPFSEIDNPFGNLRNNRTLTQDNVQIAAADNHWETGFKTEIPEFHGNSLAEELLDWIVTVEEIMEFKRSPMDRCVPVLTMRFRGRAAAWWTQLKTTRLMFQRLHTIRQGTRSVADYSTEFFLLLNRVDIQDSERQLVARFTVGLRQQIQHTINLFHPLTLSEAHQQSLTIEAQTKSSWSTVRSSRPNHTPTATDDVDSVKADTPIVPALDNRQTRPNSLRCFSCGDIGHRQSNCPTRNRRGLLLDTAGNNVEVIYDEEAAEPQDEVEVLTADSGPALMLRRVCLSPCGTDINPQRHNLFHSKCTIGGKVCKFIIDSGSSENVIAEEVVNKIQLSTELHPNPYKLAWLDRKTDVLITRRAFISFPVGDSYKDHIHCDVAPMDACYLLLGRPWLFDLRVKHDGYRNTYSFRYNNRNFTLQPSLPEKQHTPSASVLLLQQKAFEQTLREEGCVLILINSVVREPLPSPPEHFQRLLEEFQDVFPNELPPGLPPLRDIQHHIDLIPNVVLPNRAHYRMSPSEHEELRRQVEDLVLKGYLRESLSPCAVPALLIPKKDGSWRMCVDRRAINKITVRYRFPIPRLDDLLDQIGAAKIFSKLDLRSGYHQIRIRPGDEWKTAFKTRE